The Luteolibacter arcticus genome includes a window with the following:
- a CDS encoding DUF6036 family nucleotidyltransferase, whose translation MRPPLDRPKLERFMTALAQRVKGEGRIYLTGGSTALLHGWRASTIDIDLKADPEPDGWFEALAALKDELAVNVELASPDHFIPVLPGWRDRSLFIARHGRLDFYHYDPYSQALAKLERGHARDLDDVNAMLTNGLIRPDRLLELFESIQSELIRYPALDPSSFRAAVEAFVASPEPPPGP comes from the coding sequence ATGCGCCCCCCGCTGGATCGCCCTAAGCTCGAGCGCTTCATGACTGCCCTTGCGCAGCGAGTGAAGGGCGAGGGACGCATTTACCTGACCGGTGGCTCCACAGCTCTGCTGCACGGCTGGCGCGCGTCCACCATCGACATCGATTTGAAGGCCGACCCCGAACCGGACGGCTGGTTCGAGGCATTGGCAGCTCTAAAGGACGAACTTGCAGTCAACGTGGAGCTGGCCTCTCCGGACCACTTCATCCCCGTACTACCGGGATGGCGTGACCGCAGCCTTTTCATCGCGCGACATGGCAGGCTCGATTTTTACCATTACGATCCCTACAGTCAGGCATTGGCCAAACTGGAGCGCGGCCACGCCAGGGACCTCGATGACGTAAACGCCATGCTTACAAATGGGCTGATCCGGCCCGACCGGTTGCTGGAGTTGTTCGAATCGATCCAATCCGAATTGATCCGCTATCCGGCGCTGGACCCCAGCTCATTCCGGGCTGCCGTCGAAGCATTTGTGGCCTCGCCCGAACCACCTCCAGGCCCGTGA
- the cysN gene encoding sulfate adenylyltransferase subunit CysN, which produces MDLLRFTTAGSVDDGKSTLIGRLLYDSKSIFEDQLEAIEETSKRRGDGHVDLALLTDGLKAEREQGITIDVAYRYFATPKRKFIIADTPGHIQYTRNMVTGASTANLAIILIDARKGVIEQTKRHSFIANLLRIQHVVVAVNKMDLVDYSEEVYEKIIKDYQEFASRLDNIVDITPIPISALNGDNVVDKSTSMPWYQGPSLLYHLEHVYVGGEENHVDARFPVQWVIRPQSDEWHDFRGYAGRVAGGVFKAGDEITVLPSGFTSQIKAIHTADGNIDEAFAPQSVTLTLTDEIDISRGDMIVKKNNPPQSSQDLEAMICWFSNKPMASRAKVILRHTSREMQAIVSEVKYLVDINTLHKVEGAGTFAMNDVGRITLRTAQPVIHDSYRRNRQTGSFILVDPGTNETVAAGMII; this is translated from the coding sequence ATGGATCTCCTTCGCTTTACTACTGCTGGCTCTGTCGATGACGGCAAGTCCACGCTCATTGGCCGTCTCTTGTACGACTCCAAGTCGATCTTCGAAGATCAGCTTGAAGCCATCGAGGAGACCTCCAAGCGCCGCGGCGATGGCCACGTCGACCTCGCCCTTCTAACAGACGGCCTGAAGGCCGAGCGCGAGCAGGGCATCACCATCGATGTCGCTTACCGCTACTTCGCCACGCCGAAGCGCAAGTTCATCATCGCCGACACCCCGGGGCACATCCAATACACGCGGAACATGGTGACGGGCGCCTCGACCGCGAACCTGGCCATCATTCTCATCGATGCACGCAAGGGCGTGATCGAGCAGACCAAGCGTCACAGCTTCATCGCAAACCTCCTTCGCATCCAGCACGTCGTTGTTGCGGTCAACAAGATGGACCTCGTGGACTACTCCGAAGAGGTCTACGAGAAGATCATCAAGGACTACCAGGAGTTCGCCTCGCGCCTCGACAACATCGTCGACATCACTCCGATCCCGATCTCCGCGCTGAATGGCGACAACGTGGTGGACAAGTCCACCAGCATGCCTTGGTACCAAGGCCCGTCGCTACTCTATCATCTGGAGCACGTCTATGTCGGCGGCGAGGAAAACCACGTGGATGCGCGCTTCCCGGTCCAGTGGGTGATCCGCCCGCAGAGCGATGAATGGCACGACTTCCGCGGCTATGCCGGCCGCGTGGCCGGTGGCGTCTTCAAGGCCGGCGACGAGATCACCGTGCTGCCCTCCGGCTTCACCTCGCAGATCAAGGCGATCCACACCGCCGACGGCAACATCGACGAAGCTTTCGCACCGCAGAGCGTGACGCTCACGCTGACCGACGAGATCGACATCTCGCGCGGCGACATGATCGTCAAAAAGAACAACCCGCCGCAAAGCTCGCAAGACCTCGAGGCGATGATCTGCTGGTTCTCCAACAAGCCGATGGCCTCTCGCGCCAAGGTCATCCTGCGCCACACCTCCCGCGAGATGCAGGCGATCGTCAGCGAGGTGAAGTACCTCGTGGACATCAATACCCTGCACAAGGTCGAGGGCGCCGGCACCTTCGCGATGAATGACGTCGGCCGCATCACCCTGCGCACCGCACAGCCGGTGATCCACGACTCGTATCGTCGCAATCGCCAGACCGGCTCTTTCATCCTGGTCGATCCCGGCACCAATGAAACGGTCGCCGCGGGGATGATCATCTGA
- a CDS encoding VTT domain-containing protein has protein sequence MEAFKQFVTEYGTRYPWALFVALVFLPGIGFPAGVLLLLAGIVWGSHYTSCLIALAAIALNVMWTHCLAAGPARKVMTRWMGERLQPWFALPRTDLMKIAWLLRVTPGVPLFVQNYALGALGVPLRLSLLTALPVVSLYACGFVLTGGAIFDGRLGLAISGLALVAAAAIATRLFPAKQAKPGPEGGA, from the coding sequence GTGGAAGCCTTCAAACAATTCGTGACGGAGTACGGGACCCGCTATCCTTGGGCTCTCTTCGTCGCGCTGGTATTCCTCCCGGGCATTGGATTTCCCGCCGGGGTCCTGCTGCTGCTGGCCGGCATCGTGTGGGGCAGCCACTACACCAGTTGCCTGATCGCCTTGGCGGCGATCGCGCTGAATGTGATGTGGACCCACTGCCTCGCGGCCGGCCCGGCACGCAAGGTGATGACCCGCTGGATGGGAGAACGCCTGCAGCCATGGTTCGCCCTGCCGCGGACGGACCTGATGAAGATCGCCTGGCTGCTGCGCGTGACTCCCGGGGTGCCTCTCTTCGTACAAAATTACGCGCTGGGGGCGCTCGGCGTGCCGCTGCGCTTGTCCCTGCTGACCGCCCTGCCGGTGGTCTCGCTCTACGCCTGCGGCTTCGTGCTCACCGGCGGTGCAATCTTCGACGGCCGGCTGGGTCTGGCGATCTCCGGTCTGGCCTTGGTCGCGGCAGCAGCCATTGCCACTCGGCTGTTCCCGGCGAAGCAGGCAAAACCCGGACCGGAAGGCGGGGCGTGA
- the cysD gene encoding sulfate adenylyltransferase subunit CysD, producing the protein MPNYQLSHLDQIEAEAIFVLRETAAQFQNPGLLFSGGKDSIVMAWIARKAFHPARMPFPLVHVDTGHNFPETITYRDEFAAKLDARLVVGSVQKSIDDGRVVEEKGPNASRNRAQTTTLLDTIAEYQFDALLGGGRRDEEKARAKERFFSHRDDFGQWDPKNQRPELWNLFNGRKHPGEHFRVFPLSNFTEMDIWMYMHREGIVLPSLYYAHERDTVTRNGTILAVSEFVQPRDGEVVEKKVIRFRTMGDATITGAVESTADTMEKIIEEVAAARQTERGNRADDKRSETAMEDRKKEGYF; encoded by the coding sequence ATGCCCAACTACCAGCTCTCCCACCTCGACCAGATCGAAGCCGAGGCGATCTTCGTCCTCCGCGAGACCGCCGCGCAGTTCCAGAACCCCGGCCTGCTTTTCTCCGGCGGCAAGGACTCGATCGTGATGGCATGGATCGCCCGCAAGGCCTTCCACCCGGCACGCATGCCGTTCCCGCTGGTCCACGTCGATACCGGCCACAATTTCCCCGAGACCATTACCTACCGCGACGAATTCGCCGCGAAGCTCGACGCCCGCCTCGTGGTCGGCTCGGTCCAGAAGTCGATCGATGACGGCCGCGTGGTCGAGGAAAAGGGCCCGAATGCTTCCCGTAACCGCGCCCAGACCACGACCCTGCTCGACACCATCGCCGAGTATCAATTCGACGCGCTGCTCGGCGGCGGTCGCCGGGACGAGGAGAAGGCCCGCGCCAAGGAGCGCTTCTTCTCGCACCGCGATGACTTCGGCCAGTGGGACCCGAAGAACCAGCGTCCCGAGCTGTGGAACCTCTTCAACGGCCGCAAGCACCCCGGCGAACACTTCCGCGTCTTCCCGCTGTCCAACTTCACCGAAATGGACATCTGGATGTACATGCACCGCGAGGGCATCGTCCTGCCGAGCCTCTACTACGCCCACGAACGCGACACCGTGACCCGCAACGGTACTATCCTCGCCGTCAGCGAATTCGTCCAACCCCGCGACGGAGAAGTCGTGGAGAAGAAGGTCATCCGCTTCCGCACCATGGGTGACGCAACCATCACCGGTGCCGTCGAATCGACCGCCGACACCATGGAAAAGATCATCGAGGAAGTCGCCGCCGCCCGCCAGACCGAGCGCGGCAACCGCGCCGACGACAAGCGCTCCGAGACCGCCATGGAAGACCGGAAGAAGGAGGGCTACTTCTAA
- a CDS encoding class I SAM-dependent methyltransferase, with protein MTAIDIYRRVFKIWRARRFEQFVRLLAPSRGDSLIDIGGELGFWTSYPPVVGSIDLVNPKVMQIDSAAHPEHAQRTIVGDGRHLVDVGDQSYDIAFSNSVIEHVGTWEDQQKFAAESRRVGKKLWCQTPARECPIEPHYMAPFIHWLPRSLQRRLMRRFTPWGWLSKPTKADIDFMVDTTRLLTFREMKQLFPDCQILVERILLVFPKSYIAVRTEAPAPTTETPRG; from the coding sequence ATGACGGCAATCGATATCTACCGGCGCGTTTTCAAAATCTGGCGTGCCCGGCGCTTCGAGCAGTTCGTCCGGCTATTGGCGCCCTCGCGAGGCGACTCGCTGATCGACATCGGTGGAGAGCTGGGCTTCTGGACCAGCTATCCGCCTGTGGTCGGGAGCATCGATCTCGTGAACCCGAAGGTCATGCAGATCGATTCTGCAGCCCATCCGGAACACGCGCAGCGAACCATCGTCGGGGATGGCAGGCATCTGGTGGATGTGGGCGACCAAAGCTACGACATCGCCTTCTCCAACAGCGTCATCGAGCACGTCGGCACCTGGGAGGACCAACAGAAGTTCGCCGCCGAGAGTCGCCGGGTCGGGAAAAAGCTGTGGTGCCAAACGCCGGCGCGGGAATGCCCGATCGAGCCGCACTACATGGCGCCCTTCATTCACTGGCTGCCGCGCTCGCTCCAACGCCGCCTGATGCGACGCTTCACGCCGTGGGGATGGCTCTCCAAGCCGACCAAGGCAGACATCGACTTCATGGTGGACACCACCCGCCTGCTGACCTTTCGGGAAATGAAGCAGCTCTTCCCCGACTGCCAGATCCTCGTGGAGCGGATCCTTCTGGTTTTCCCGAAGTCCTACATCGCGGTGCGCACGGAGGCTCCGGCCCCAACCACTGAAACCCCGCGCGGTTGA
- a CDS encoding WecB/TagA/CpsF family glycosyltransferase, with protein sequence MRIHPVIGLPLACTDYAGAVAWILEKATAPTTAIAVEAANTHVAALARSDAAFGESMRCFDLIVPDGMPLVWSLNAALPPAERLTDRVYGPTLMLETLKASAGRPEFRHFLLGGKESTLEKLQAVFAERFPGVAIADAYSPPFGEWPEDEFERMTAKIRESGANLIWVGLGCPKQEHWIARHKDRLPPGVYFGIGAAFAFHAGEVSQAPALLQKFGLEWAYRIAAEPRRLFRRYFTYNSLFLWYSVRDRMNGKANRLP encoded by the coding sequence ATGCGCATCCACCCCGTCATCGGCCTGCCCCTCGCCTGCACGGACTACGCCGGTGCGGTCGCATGGATTTTGGAGAAAGCCACCGCACCAACTACGGCGATTGCCGTAGAGGCCGCCAATACGCACGTCGCCGCGCTTGCCCGTAGCGACGCGGCATTCGGCGAATCGATGCGCTGCTTCGACCTGATCGTGCCGGACGGCATGCCGCTGGTGTGGTCGCTCAATGCCGCCCTGCCACCCGCCGAGCGGCTGACCGACCGGGTCTATGGCCCGACGCTGATGCTGGAAACCCTCAAGGCCTCCGCCGGCCGGCCGGAGTTCCGCCACTTCCTGCTCGGTGGAAAGGAGTCCACCTTGGAAAAACTCCAGGCCGTCTTCGCCGAACGATTTCCCGGCGTGGCGATTGCGGACGCTTACTCGCCGCCCTTCGGCGAGTGGCCGGAGGATGAGTTCGAGCGCATGACCGCGAAAATCCGCGAGTCCGGCGCGAACCTGATCTGGGTCGGCCTCGGCTGCCCGAAGCAGGAACACTGGATCGCCCGCCACAAGGACCGCCTGCCGCCCGGGGTGTATTTCGGCATCGGGGCCGCCTTCGCTTTCCACGCCGGCGAGGTCTCGCAGGCACCCGCCTTGCTCCAGAAGTTCGGCCTCGAATGGGCCTACCGCATCGCCGCAGAACCGCGCCGCCTGTTCCGCCGCTACTTCACCTACAATTCGCTTTTCCTGTGGTACAGCGTCCGCGACCGGATGAATGGGAAGGCGAACCGGCTCCCTTGA
- the cysC gene encoding adenylyl-sulfate kinase, with translation MSNIHPHATLPRQDKETLLGQRGIVLWFCGLSGSGKSTIASGVERVLHSQGRYTVRLDGDNLRTGLNANLGFSDDDRLENIRRTAEVAKILASNGTIVLCSLITPRGMHRDLARGILGEDFAEIYVKASYMACEARDVKGLYAKAAKGEVANFTGRDSGFEEPQQAELVLDTEKMSVEDAVSEVLEFLGTRGAPTAELLEA, from the coding sequence ATGTCGAACATCCATCCGCACGCCACCCTGCCCCGGCAGGACAAGGAAACCCTTCTCGGCCAACGCGGCATCGTGCTCTGGTTCTGCGGGCTTTCCGGCTCCGGAAAATCGACCATCGCCAGTGGCGTGGAGCGGGTGCTGCACAGCCAAGGCCGCTACACCGTGCGACTGGATGGCGACAATCTGCGCACCGGCCTGAACGCCAATCTCGGCTTTTCCGATGATGACCGACTCGAGAACATCCGCCGCACCGCGGAAGTGGCCAAGATCCTCGCCTCGAACGGCACGATCGTGCTGTGCTCACTGATCACCCCGCGGGGCATGCATCGCGATCTGGCCCGCGGCATCCTCGGCGAGGATTTCGCCGAAATCTACGTTAAGGCCAGCTACATGGCCTGCGAGGCGCGCGATGTCAAAGGCCTCTACGCCAAGGCCGCGAAGGGCGAAGTGGCCAATTTCACCGGCCGGGACAGCGGCTTCGAGGAGCCGCAGCAGGCCGAACTGGTGCTCGATACCGAGAAGATGAGCGTCGAGGACGCGGTGAGCGAGGTGCTGGAGTTCCTGGGCACACGCGGTGCGCCGACCGCCGAGTTGCTTGAAGCTTGA
- a CDS encoding class I SAM-dependent methyltransferase: MSLSRHAQSFAKGLAYRLGFSLKRLRSAQKATAVASDFTGKVRPLLHRTDPYESFDAAAWPDDAAGWGSDSAAFGELIEELRPTRILEVGTWKGGSALNLAGHLQRLGLDAEILCVDTWLGALEMWTDLDDPSRHGALSLRHGYPTLYYRFLANVCRAGHQGRITPLPLPSVTAAQWFALHGVKAEMIYIDASHEEEDVYQDLLSYWDLVRTGGVLFGDDWGWDGVRLAVQRFAGEQGIAIRHRHDKWELRK, encoded by the coding sequence ATGTCGCTCTCCCGTCATGCCCAAAGCTTCGCCAAAGGCTTGGCCTATCGCCTCGGCTTCAGCCTCAAACGGCTGCGGTCCGCCCAGAAAGCCACGGCGGTCGCCAGCGATTTCACCGGCAAGGTCCGGCCGCTGCTGCACCGCACCGATCCTTACGAGAGCTTCGACGCCGCGGCATGGCCGGATGATGCCGCCGGCTGGGGCTCGGACTCGGCGGCCTTCGGCGAACTCATCGAAGAACTCCGCCCGACCCGCATCCTGGAAGTCGGCACTTGGAAAGGCGGCTCCGCCCTCAATCTCGCGGGTCACCTGCAGCGACTCGGCCTCGATGCGGAGATCCTCTGCGTGGACACGTGGCTCGGCGCGCTGGAAATGTGGACCGATCTCGATGACCCAAGCCGCCACGGCGCGCTCAGCCTCCGGCACGGCTACCCCACCCTCTACTACCGCTTTCTGGCCAATGTTTGCCGCGCCGGGCATCAGGGCCGGATCACCCCGCTGCCGCTGCCGTCCGTCACCGCCGCCCAGTGGTTCGCCCTCCACGGGGTTAAAGCGGAGATGATCTACATCGACGCCAGCCACGAGGAGGAGGACGTCTATCAGGACCTCCTTTCTTACTGGGACTTGGTTCGCACGGGCGGCGTCCTCTTCGGCGATGACTGGGGCTGGGATGGCGTCCGCCTCGCGGTCCAGCGTTTTGCCGGCGAGCAGGGAATCGCCATCCGCCACCGCCACGACAAGTGGGAGTTGCGGAAGTAG
- a CDS encoding adenylyltransferase/cytidyltransferase family protein: MRKVFVSGCYDIIHGGHVQFFEEARALGDHLTVSFASSEVLWIHKRRKPSIPDEHKKALLESLRPVDHVVIGCGHDEGIDFGEEFLKLRPDILAVTEDDKYADLKRALCAEVGAQYVVLPKTPPRFEPVSTSSIVRWVQAPTEAPLRVDFAGGWLDVPRFSREGEFVVNCSISPLVSLREWPYEKQAGLGGSGAWALINGKDGVDSELDLGVGWQDPAVIRETGLCVWRSGLRPVLDFKRNGDFLTGCLAILWTGSPHDTPGVADLPRDYDGIAESGRIAREGVIEASLEKLARGMDVYHSTQLAEGMDPLPDLPGALARKYCGGGYGGYALYLFPNEASRAAALATTGQLRPVEPFCRL, encoded by the coding sequence ATGCGCAAAGTCTTCGTCTCCGGTTGCTACGACATCATCCACGGCGGCCACGTCCAGTTCTTCGAGGAGGCGCGTGCGCTCGGCGATCACCTCACGGTGTCCTTCGCCTCGTCCGAGGTGCTGTGGATCCACAAGCGCCGCAAGCCATCGATTCCCGACGAGCACAAGAAGGCTCTGTTAGAGAGCTTGCGGCCGGTGGACCATGTGGTCATCGGCTGCGGCCATGACGAAGGCATCGATTTCGGCGAAGAGTTCCTGAAGCTGCGCCCCGATATCCTGGCAGTCACCGAGGATGACAAGTACGCCGACCTGAAGCGCGCGCTGTGTGCGGAGGTCGGCGCACAATATGTGGTGCTGCCGAAGACGCCGCCGAGGTTCGAGCCGGTCTCGACTTCATCGATCGTCCGCTGGGTGCAAGCGCCGACCGAGGCTCCGCTTCGCGTCGATTTCGCCGGAGGCTGGCTCGATGTCCCGCGCTTCTCCCGCGAGGGAGAGTTCGTGGTGAACTGCTCGATCTCCCCGCTCGTGTCACTGCGCGAGTGGCCATACGAGAAGCAGGCCGGTCTTGGTGGCAGCGGCGCGTGGGCCTTGATCAATGGCAAGGACGGCGTCGATTCGGAGCTCGATCTCGGGGTCGGCTGGCAAGACCCCGCGGTGATCCGCGAAACCGGGCTCTGTGTGTGGCGCTCGGGGCTACGACCGGTGCTCGATTTCAAGCGCAACGGCGATTTCCTCACTGGCTGCCTCGCAATCCTGTGGACCGGTTCGCCCCACGACACACCGGGCGTGGCGGACCTGCCCCGCGACTACGATGGCATCGCCGAATCGGGTCGCATCGCCCGCGAGGGAGTGATCGAGGCGTCGCTGGAGAAACTCGCGCGCGGGATGGACGTCTATCACTCGACCCAGCTGGCCGAGGGCATGGACCCGCTGCCGGATCTGCCGGGAGCGCTGGCCCGCAAGTACTGTGGCGGCGGCTATGGCGGCTACGCGCTGTATCTTTTCCCGAACGAGGCATCGCGTGCCGCAGCGCTCGCGACCACCGGACAACTCCGCCCGGTCGAGCCCTTCTGCCGACTGTGA
- a CDS encoding MBOAT family O-acyltransferase: MNFASYEFWRTLFFCFLGSRLILALIGKFAPQQEADTGKWCLAATGLVLLGVESWLTLIVFLWVVALSWIGVLLAGRGWFTKPYGFAGGLVFLILLVAQLAPLFYYKYWDFILNEWLGLGLRKPSVLIPMGLSFYTFQKLGFWIDTIRNPGKQPRFLDYLNFCCFFPQIVAGPIEKKESLLPQIETIRFRIHRENLEAALQWIVLGLAYKLIVADNIGGFSRGFLIDPANAWHVWFECLAFAIRIYFDFAGYSFIAIGLGLLLGVKLTLNFRSPYWAQDMREFWRNWHVTLGAWLRDYIYIPLGGRRVPWWPINTLLVFLISGIWHGAGWGFLIWGLLHGIGVAVCSIKGRWIPFAPARWFLTFAYTTATWLFFLERDASLLAQKALSLVKPAAYSISNLRNIQQVFTGPGELVVTSVILGLAALALAIEGLGVRRDLEPYHFGRRPVAGIVLVFLIVLLAPLEESSFIYFNF, encoded by the coding sequence ATGAATTTCGCCTCCTACGAGTTCTGGAGAACCCTGTTCTTTTGCTTCCTCGGTTCGCGGCTGATCCTCGCCCTGATCGGGAAATTCGCCCCGCAGCAGGAGGCCGATACGGGCAAATGGTGCCTCGCCGCCACCGGACTCGTCCTGCTCGGTGTCGAGAGCTGGCTCACCCTGATCGTCTTCCTGTGGGTCGTGGCCCTGAGCTGGATCGGCGTGCTGCTGGCGGGCCGCGGGTGGTTCACGAAGCCCTACGGCTTCGCTGGCGGACTGGTCTTCCTCATCCTGCTGGTCGCGCAACTCGCCCCGCTGTTTTACTACAAGTACTGGGACTTCATCCTTAACGAGTGGCTCGGCCTCGGACTGCGCAAGCCGTCCGTGCTGATCCCCATGGGGTTGTCATTCTACACCTTCCAGAAGCTCGGCTTCTGGATCGACACGATCCGCAATCCCGGCAAACAGCCGCGCTTCCTCGACTACCTGAATTTCTGCTGCTTCTTCCCCCAGATCGTCGCGGGACCGATTGAAAAGAAGGAGTCGTTGCTGCCACAGATCGAAACGATCCGCTTCCGGATCCATCGCGAGAACCTGGAAGCCGCCCTGCAATGGATCGTCCTCGGGCTGGCGTACAAGCTGATCGTGGCGGACAACATCGGTGGATTTTCCCGAGGATTCCTCATTGATCCGGCCAATGCCTGGCACGTGTGGTTCGAGTGCCTGGCCTTCGCGATCCGCATCTACTTCGACTTCGCCGGCTACAGCTTCATCGCCATCGGCCTGGGCCTGCTGCTGGGGGTGAAACTCACGCTGAACTTCCGCAGCCCTTACTGGGCGCAGGACATGCGGGAATTCTGGCGGAACTGGCACGTCACGCTGGGCGCTTGGCTACGGGACTACATCTACATCCCGCTCGGCGGCCGGCGGGTGCCATGGTGGCCGATCAATACGCTCCTCGTCTTCCTCATCTCCGGCATCTGGCACGGTGCCGGCTGGGGCTTCCTGATCTGGGGGCTGCTCCACGGCATCGGCGTCGCGGTGTGCTCGATCAAAGGAAGATGGATCCCCTTCGCACCGGCGCGCTGGTTTCTGACCTTTGCCTACACCACCGCCACCTGGCTCTTCTTCTTGGAACGGGACGCCTCGCTGCTGGCACAAAAGGCCCTCTCGCTGGTCAAACCGGCCGCCTATTCGATCTCAAACCTGCGTAACATCCAGCAGGTCTTCACCGGCCCGGGCGAACTGGTGGTCACCAGCGTGATCCTCGGGCTAGCCGCGCTGGCGCTGGCGATCGAAGGCTTGGGCGTCCGCCGCGACCTCGAGCCCTACCACTTCGGCAGACGGCCGGTTGCCGGGATTGTGCTGGTCTTCCTCATCGTGCTGCTCGCGCCACTCGAGGAGTCGTCGTTCATCTACTTCAATTTCTAG
- a CDS encoding glycosyltransferase, with protein sequence MRTLFVSPLPPSKCGIASYAEEHYLRLVSDGTEVKTASMLPDSKTDLHVNLRSLRSCLAFLLSVLRFRPRSVVVHYADVMFFPWRIPGRIRRKVLRVFQSLVLLTLAKTATNSSVIVHELPVDRELPRFNTWIRQLALGSFTEIAFHTRSMREEFHQRFPRISRARTSEIDHARFMQRRFHGTREEARAKLHLAADRLQFLCLGFFHQAKGFDEAITAFRNADIGSSAHLHVVGTPHGSTDAIVQHAALLAKLCEDTQGAFCHEVFVDDEGFDMWLAAADLLILPYRGVASSGVGARASLYGTRLLIRNLVNLTDQFPDAVTFEDEAALTLELQSLAAASPSHPMAGNPNC encoded by the coding sequence ATGCGAACCTTGTTCGTATCTCCACTACCTCCGAGCAAGTGCGGCATCGCTAGCTATGCCGAGGAGCACTACCTGCGACTTGTTTCCGATGGAACCGAAGTCAAAACGGCCAGCATGCTGCCGGATAGCAAAACGGATCTGCACGTTAACCTGCGAAGCCTCCGCTCCTGCCTTGCCTTCCTGCTCTCCGTCCTGCGCTTCCGGCCCCGAAGTGTCGTCGTTCATTATGCCGATGTGATGTTCTTCCCGTGGCGGATTCCCGGCAGAATCCGCCGCAAGGTCCTGCGCGTTTTCCAAAGCCTGGTCCTGCTGACGTTGGCCAAAACGGCCACAAACTCATCGGTCATCGTCCACGAACTCCCCGTCGACAGGGAACTACCCCGATTCAACACGTGGATCCGGCAACTTGCGCTAGGATCCTTCACCGAGATCGCGTTCCACACGCGATCCATGCGTGAAGAATTTCACCAGCGGTTCCCGCGGATTTCAAGGGCCCGGACGTCGGAGATCGATCACGCGCGCTTCATGCAACGGCGCTTCCACGGAACGCGCGAGGAAGCCAGGGCGAAACTCCATCTGGCCGCTGATCGCCTCCAGTTCCTTTGCCTCGGCTTTTTCCATCAGGCCAAGGGCTTCGACGAGGCCATTACCGCCTTCCGCAATGCGGACATCGGGTCTTCTGCCCATCTCCACGTGGTGGGCACCCCGCACGGCAGCACGGACGCCATTGTGCAGCATGCCGCATTGCTCGCAAAACTATGCGAAGACACCCAAGGAGCGTTTTGCCACGAAGTATTCGTGGATGACGAGGGCTTCGACATGTGGCTGGCGGCTGCCGATCTATTGATCCTTCCTTATCGCGGGGTGGCGTCTTCGGGCGTGGGAGCACGGGCCAGCCTGTATGGCACCCGGCTTCTCATCCGAAACCTCGTGAACCTGACCGACCAGTTCCCGGATGCTGTGACATTTGAAGACGAGGCAGCGCTGACGCTTGAACTCCAGTCTCTTGCCGCGGCATCCCCGAGCCACCCGATGGCGGGGAATCCGAACTGCTGA